The Virgibacillus sp. SK37 region AATTGGATAACCAGTCGCTTTGGAAGCTAACGCGGAGGACCTGCTTACCCTTGGGTTAACTTCAATAATATAATATTCAAAGCTATTCGGATCAAGGGCTAATTGTACATTACAGCCACCTTCAATTTTCAGTGCCCTTATTATTTTTAAAGATGCGTTTCTTAATAGTTGGTTCTCCCGGTCGCTTAATGTTTGTGAAGGAGCAACAACGATAGAATCTCCTGTATGTATACCAACAGGGTCCACATTTTCCATATTGCAGACAACGATTGCTTGATCTTTTTGATCTCTCATCACTTCATATTCAATCTCTTTAAATCCAGCGATATTCTTTTCAATCAAACATTGATTTACCGGAGAAAGTGATAATCCATTTCTTGTAATTGCCTTTAATTCGGAAAGATCTGCACACATTCCTCCACCAGTTCCTCCGAGAGTATAAGCAGGTCGGACAATTAGTGGAAAACCTATTTCTTCAGCAAACTCACAGGCTTCCTCTACAGTATGAACAATTTGACTATCAGGAACAGGCTCATTTAACTCCTTCATTAGTTTTCTAAATTTATCACGGTCTTCTGCCTGTTGAATTGCTTCTAAAGAAGTGCCTAATAAGTTCACATGATATTCTTCCAATATTCCGGATTCATCTAATGCCACAGCTAAATTTAAACCAGTTTGTCCTCCAAGTGTTGGAAGAAGAGCATCCGGTTGTTCAACCCTAATTATCTTTGTAAGAAATTCAACAGTTAGTGGCTCCATATATACTTTATCAGCTACCGTATGGTCTGTCATAATTGTAGCTGGATTTGAATTGGCCAAGATAACTGTATAACCTTCTTCTTTTAAGGCTTGACATGCTTGTGTACCAGAGTAATCAAATTCCGCAGCCTGACCAATAACGATAGGACCCGACCCAATAACGAGGATTTTTTGTAGTTCTGTATTTTTAGGCATATATCTTCTCCTCCTTTGTTTGATCTACAATTAGCTTACTAATAAATGAATCAAAGAAATGGCTGGTATCTTCGGGACCAGGGGAGCTTTCCGGATGAAATTGGACAGAAAACGCTGGGTAAACCCGATGTTTTATACCTTCTACTGTATTATCGTTTAGAGCAACATGTGTTAGTAGCAATTCAGTATGATGAAGTGAAGCCTTATTCACAGCATAACTATGGTTTTGAGAAGTAATATATGTTTTCTCTGTTGTCAGATCCCTCACAGGATGGTTACCTCCTCGATGTCCAAATTTCATCTTTTCTGTATCAGCCCCACAAGCTAATGCTAATAGCTGATGCCCTAAGCAAATACCGAAAATAGGTAGTTTATCAATAATTTTCTTTACCATATGTATAGCTTCTGGGACATCCTTTGGATTACCAGGCCCATTTGTTAAGACAATTCCATCTGGTTTTAATCGTAAAATTTGTTCAGAAGTGTAATTATAAGGCACAACCGTTACATGGCATTCCCGTTTTGTCAGTTCTCGCAAAATACCATGTTTCATTCCGAAATCTACAACTACGATGCGCTTTCCTCTTCCTGGTACCACGTATGGCGTTACTGTAGAAGTTTGCTTTACCTGATCTACCGGTAGACTTGTTACATGCATAGTTGCCAATACTTCTTCAACCGATTTGTCTGTTGAAACAATCATTGCTTTCATTGTCCCATGTTGACGAATGATTCTAGTTAGTTTCCTTGTGTCAATACCGGTTATCCCGGGAATATTGTTTGCTTTTAAATAACTGTCTAATGTTTCTTCACTTCGAAAGTTTGATGGGTGCTCACAAACTTCCTTTGCAACAAAGCCTCTTATAAATGGTGTTACCGTCTCAAAATCTTCACGGTTAATCCCATAATTTCCTATCTGAGGATATGTCATCATCACAATTTGACCACAATAAGAGGGGTCAGAAATAACTTCCTGATAGCCGGTCATTCCTGTGTTAAAGACAATTTCTCCATATGCAGAAGAGTCACTGCCAATACTTTTTCCAATAAATACGGTACCGTCCTCTAATATAAGCTGTCTAGTATACATTCATATCCTCCTCATAAACTATTTTTCCATCAACCATTGTCATTACAGGTATACCTGATACTTTCCAATTGTGGAAGGGTGTATTTTTCCCCTTGGATTGGAATGTTTCCTTATTTATTTTTAATTCCCCTTCCAAGTTAACAATCGTTATATCTGCAATCGCGTTTTCATTTAATTTCCCATATGGCAATTGAAAAACTTCTGCAGGTTTTTTAGTTAACCAATCAACTAGCTGATGTAGTTTAATTTTTCCTGTTTTAACTAAATAGGTATAAAGCAAGGGAAATGCTGTCTCCAGACCTACAATACCAAAAGGCGCCTTCAAAAATCCTTGTGATTTCTCTTCCTCTGCATGTGGTGCATGGTCTGTAGCAATAAAATCAATCGTACCATCTAACAGTCCCTCTAATAATGCTTCCTGATCTTCCTTTGCTCGTAATGGTGGATTCATCTTGTAATTTGCGTCATTGTCTTTAATTGCATTTTCATTTAATAATAAATGATGGGGGGTAACCTCAGCTGTTACGTGAATGCCTGCCCTTTTTGCATCTCGGATTACTCTTACAGATTCTTTGGAGCTTACATGACAGACATGATAATGACAACCGGCAGCTTCAGCCAGTAACACATCCCTAGCAATTTGTACTGACTCACTTAGTGCAGGTAACCCAGGAAGATTTAGCCTATTACTCACATCCCCATCATGTACAACCCCACCATAGACAATAGAGTTATCTTCGCAGTGAGCAACAATAGCTTTACCAGAAGCGGCTGCCTGCTTCATCGCTTTTAACATAAAATCTGCAGTTTGTATTCCCACACCATCGTCTGTAAGGGCAAATGCCCCTGCCATGACTAATTCATCTATATTTGTTAACTCTTCACCTTTTAAACCTTTTGTAATTGCTGCATATGGCAGCACACGGACTTTTGCATCTTCTTTTATTTTTTTAAATAATTTTTCCAGAGTTTCTTTCCGATCTGGGACCGGATTCGTGTTCGGCATGGCACATACTGTTGTAAAACCGCCTTTCGCAGCCGCCATTGTACCCGTTTTAATTGTTTCCTTGTGTTCCCCACCTGGCTCACGCAAATGAATATGCACATCAATAAACCCCGGTAAAACAGTATTTCCCTTACAATCAATGGTCCGGTCTACATGCTCAAGGATAGTTGATTTTATTTGTCTGATGCGATTATTCTCAATTAAAATTTCACATGGCTCCAATTCATACACTGAGGACAGTCTTTTCGCGTTTTTCAATAATATTTTCATTTAATAACCCCCATTCTTGTAATAATTCGATCATTATTGCCATTCTTATAAAAACACCATTATTCATTTGTTTAAAAATTCTGGATCGATCACATTCCACCAAGTCTGAGTCTATTTCCACTCCCCGGTTTATTGGAGCAGGATGCAGAATAATTGCGTGTTTCTGCATTCTAGTTTCTCTTTCCTTTGTCAATCCGTAATTTTTCAAATAATCATCAATAAATGAGTTGGTTGTGTGACGCTCGTGTTGAATACGCAATAGCATCAAAGCATCGCACTTTTCAACTGCTTCATCTATAGATATATAAGGGAAATCTAAGCTATGATCTTCAAATCCAGGTGCTGCACACAGGCTAACGTTTGCGCCAAGTCTTTTTAGTGCTTTGGCGTTAGAATGAGCAACCCTGCTATGCTTGATATCGCCTACAATAACTACTTTTAATCCTCTCAATCTACCAAACTCCTGGTACAAAGTTAAAAGGTCTAATAAACATTGTGTAGGATGTTCCGCTTTGCCTGCACCTCCATTAATAATCGGTATCGAAATGTGATTTTTCAGATCCTCAAACCATGTATCAGCATGGTGTCTAACAATAAGTAAATTAGCTCCTATCGATTCAAACGTCTTCGCAGTATCATAAAGTGTTTCACCTTTTCTTGTACTGGAAATATCCTCGTGCAGATCCAATACTTCCAGTCCAAGCTTTCTCTGTGCAACAATGAAACTCATTTTCGTTCTTGTACTTGGTTCGAAAAATAGATTAGCAGCAAAGATTTGGTCGTTGACTTTTTTATTCTGGTATCGTAGTGATTCGGCAGTATCTAAAATGGAGTGAATTTCCTTCACATTCAATTGGTTAACTGAAATAAAATGTCTCATAATTTCTCTCCTTAATCATCAACGAATAGATTTTTAAATAAAACTCAAGTGACTTCTTTCTTACAACCATTAAAAATTTTCAGCCTCCATTGTTGATCATTGAAAAACACGGTTTCTGATTTTTTAAAGGTTACAGGGTATAACAGAATTCTTTTTCTGCTTCATAAATCCCTTTGAGCCGCAGTGTTACTCTCTTTTTACCCATAAAAAAACCTCCTTGCATAAGGCTGCAAAGAGGTATACGTAGCTTAAGCATACGTATTTTCAGGGCAACCTTATAGACCTCTCTGGATCTAATTAAAGGTTTCATAATTTAGTTTTACTTTTCGTAAATAGATACTTGATCTGCATTATCTATTTCATCTAGATGAACTACAATGATCTCCTTATCCGAAGTGGGTATGTTCTTTCCTACATAATCTGCTCGGATTGGTAATTCTCTGTGTCCTCGGTCTACTAATACACCAAGTTGAATTTGTGACGGACGAGCAATGTCCATTATAGCGTCCAAAGCTGCTCTTACAGTACGCCCAGTGTATAACACATCATCCACTAGGATAACTGTTTTTCCTGAAAGATCAACCTCAATATTGGTTTCCTTTAATTCAGGATCCTGATTCGTCGTTGTTTTTTCTAAGTCATCCCGATACAATGTAATATCCAACTCACCAATAGGAACTTCAACATCTTCTATTTGCCGGATTTTATCATGTAATCGTTTTGTAAGCGGTACTCCTCTTGTCTTAATACCTACTAGCACAACGTCTTCTACGCCTTTGTTCCTCTCAACAATTTCATGGGCAACTCTTGTTAAAGCTCGACTGATTGCAGGTTTATCAAGAATATCTGTTTTTTTCTTCATTTTCATCACCCTTCTCATAGAAAAATCCCTTTCTCTATGAGGAGAAAAGGGATTGGTTTATGCATATCATACATATTCCAAACAAAACGCTTCCTTTAAGCCTCACAGGACTAGATTAAAGGTTCATCCATTTGCTATATTATTTCAAATTGCTTGCTTTCTGTCAATACATTTTTTCAATATACGATAAAACTTCTGTAAATT contains the following coding sequences:
- a CDS encoding carbamoyl phosphate synthase small subunit; amino-acid sequence: MYTRQLILEDGTVFIGKSIGSDSSAYGEIVFNTGMTGYQEVISDPSYCGQIVMMTYPQIGNYGINREDFETVTPFIRGFVAKEVCEHPSNFRSEETLDSYLKANNIPGITGIDTRKLTRIIRQHGTMKAMIVSTDKSVEEVLATMHVTSLPVDQVKQTSTVTPYVVPGRGKRIVVVDFGMKHGILRELTKRECHVTVVPYNYTSEQILRLKPDGIVLTNGPGNPKDVPEAIHMVKKIIDKLPIFGICLGHQLLALACGADTEKMKFGHRGGNHPVRDLTTEKTYITSQNHSYAVNKASLHHTELLLTHVALNDNTVEGIKHRVYPAFSVQFHPESSPGPEDTSHFFDSFISKLIVDQTKEEKIYA
- a CDS encoding dihydroorotase, whose protein sequence is MKILLKNAKRLSSVYELEPCEILIENNRIRQIKSTILEHVDRTIDCKGNTVLPGFIDVHIHLREPGGEHKETIKTGTMAAAKGGFTTVCAMPNTNPVPDRKETLEKLFKKIKEDAKVRVLPYAAITKGLKGEELTNIDELVMAGAFALTDDGVGIQTADFMLKAMKQAAASGKAIVAHCEDNSIVYGGVVHDGDVSNRLNLPGLPALSESVQIARDVLLAEAAGCHYHVCHVSSKESVRVIRDAKRAGIHVTAEVTPHHLLLNENAIKDNDANYKMNPPLRAKEDQEALLEGLLDGTIDFIATDHAPHAEEEKSQGFLKAPFGIVGLETAFPLLYTYLVKTGKIKLHQLVDWLTKKPAEVFQLPYGKLNENAIADITIVNLEGELKINKETFQSKGKNTPFHNWKVSGIPVMTMVDGKIVYEEDMNVY
- a CDS encoding aspartate carbamoyltransferase catalytic subunit, which produces MRHFISVNQLNVKEIHSILDTAESLRYQNKKVNDQIFAANLFFEPSTRTKMSFIVAQRKLGLEVLDLHEDISSTRKGETLYDTAKTFESIGANLLIVRHHADTWFEDLKNHISIPIINGGAGKAEHPTQCLLDLLTLYQEFGRLRGLKVVIVGDIKHSRVAHSNAKALKRLGANVSLCAAPGFEDHSLDFPYISIDEAVEKCDALMLLRIQHERHTTNSFIDDYLKNYGLTKERETRMQKHAIILHPAPINRGVEIDSDLVECDRSRIFKQMNNGVFIRMAIMIELLQEWGLLNENIIEKREKTVLSV
- the pyrR gene encoding bifunctional pyr operon transcriptional regulator/uracil phosphoribosyltransferase PyrR → MKKKTDILDKPAISRALTRVAHEIVERNKGVEDVVLVGIKTRGVPLTKRLHDKIRQIEDVEVPIGELDITLYRDDLEKTTTNQDPELKETNIEVDLSGKTVILVDDVLYTGRTVRAALDAIMDIARPSQIQLGVLVDRGHRELPIRADYVGKNIPTSDKEIIVVHLDEIDNADQVSIYEK